A stretch of Arachis hypogaea cultivar Tifrunner chromosome 15, arahy.Tifrunner.gnm2.J5K5, whole genome shotgun sequence DNA encodes these proteins:
- the LOC112749283 gene encoding alkane hydroxylase MAH1-like translates to MAILFLIIPILLLFSYLVHRRRSCETPLLIDWPILGMLPQVLSNLWHIHDFVTNVLRQKGGTGEFMGPWFTKMNYMVTSDPMNVHHIMSKSFDNYVKGPEFREIFQAFGDGIVTADSETWRYIRTMQHSLFRQPSFETMVEKTFQKKVQDSLLPILDHAWLHGNVLDLQDVFSRLMFDETCIMVLGYDPKSLSIEFPLVEIEKAFVEVGESIFYRHVVPRSVWKFQEWLQIGEEKKMTKACKVFDRFLYSCIATKRQELNERNKSSGDDLLSAIMMMGEEKGKMVHDDKFLRDAVFNLFVAGRDPITSALTWFFWLVATHPLVEAKILEEIEKVFGANDGEKRKVLGKEDVRKLVYLHCAICESLRLYPPVPIERKQSLKCDTLPSGHRVNPNTIILFFTYAMGRFEDIWGKDCLEFKPERWISEKGGTIRVPSYKFFSFNAGPRTCMGKDLSFIQMKMVASAILRNYHIQVVENHPTTPAHSTVLFMKHGLKVMMTKRQF, encoded by the coding sequence ATGGCCATATTGTTTCTCATTATACCAATCCTCCTATTATTCTCATATCTTGTTCATCGCAGAAGAAGTTGTGAAACCCCTCTCTTGATAGATTGGCCAATCCTTGGCATGTTGCCACAAGTCCTTAGCAACTTGTGGCATATCCATGATTTTGTAACAAATGTTTTGAGACAAAAAGGTGGCACCGGTGAATTCATGGGGCCATGGTTCACCAAAATGAACTATATGGTCACTAGTGACCCCATGAATGTTCATCACATAATGAGCAAAAGCTTTGACAACTATGTCAAGGGCCCAGAGTTTCGCGAGATCTTCCAAGCTTTTGGAGACGGTATTGTGACTGCAGATTCAGAGACATGGAGATACATTAGGACCATGCAACATTCCTTGTTCCGGCAACCGAGTTTTGAGACGATGGTGGAGAAAACCTTTCAAAAGAAGGTTCAGGATAGCTTGCTTCCGATACTTGATCATGCATGGTTACATGGAAATGTTTTGGATCTTCAAGATGTGTTTAGTCGATTAATGTTCGACGAGACATGCATCATGGTTTTAGGATATGATCCTAAGAGTCTCTCAATTGAATTTCCATTGGTGGAAATTGAGAAGGCTTTCGTTGAAGTTGGGGAGTCCATATTCTATAGGCACGTAGTGCCAAGAAGTGTTTGGAAGTTTCAAGAGTGGCTTCAAATTGGTGAGGAGAAGAAGATGACAAAAGCATGCAAAGTTTTTGACCGATTTCTATATTCATGCATTGCAACTAAGCGCCAAGAGTTAAATGAACGCAACAAAAGTAGTGGTGATGACTTGCTTAGTGCTATCATGATGATGGGTGAAGAAAAGGGCAAAATGGTCCATGATGATAAGTTTCTAAGAGATGCCGTATTCAATCTTTTTGTAGCCGGGAGAGATCCCATAACTTCGGCTCTTACATGGTTTTTTTGGCTCGTTGCAACACATCCATTAGTGGAGGCCAAGATTCTTGAAGAAATCGAAAAAGTTTTTGGCGCAAATGATGGGGAGAAACGCAAAGTTTTAGGGAAGGAAGATGTAAGGAAGCTAGTTTATCTGCATTGTGCTATATGTGAAAGTTTGAGACTATATCCACCTGTTCCTATTGAACGTAAGCAATCATTGAAATGTGACACACTTCCTAGTGGTCATCGTGTTAATCCAAAtacaattattttgttttttacttATGCAATGGGAAGGTTTGAAGATATTTGGGGAAAAGATTGTTTGGAGTTCAAGCCAGAGAGATGGATTTCAGAGAAAGGAGGAACAATACGTGTTCCATCTTATAAGTTTTTTAGTTTTAATGCAGGTCCAAGGACATGCATGGGAAAAGacttgtcttttattcaaatgaaAATGGTGGCATCTGCTATTTTGCGCAATTATCATATACAAGTGGTGGAAAATCATCCTACTACCCCAGCTCATTCCACTGTCCTTTTTATGAAGCATGGCTTAAAGGTTATGATGACAAAAAGACAATTTTAA